A stretch of Arachis hypogaea cultivar Tifrunner chromosome 15, arahy.Tifrunner.gnm2.J5K5, whole genome shotgun sequence DNA encodes these proteins:
- the LOC140179286 gene encoding uncharacterized protein: MKEVVQKEMMKLWNAGIIYPISDSSWVSPVQVVPKKGGMTVIFNEWNELIPKRTVTRWRMCIDYKRLNDATRKDNFPLPFIDQMLERLAGHAYYCFLDGQYLIGTKIVVYTDHAALKKGSENQVVDHLSRLPLEINQEAPQPVNEKFPDEHIYQVQQAPWFADIANYKVGKRISQDYTKQQVKKLLTEVKQFFPSYGGHFGAERTAAKVLQGGFYWPSIFKDAKDFVNQYFMGPFPPSHSFKYILVVVEYISKWVEAIATTTCDANIVLQFLKKYIFTRFGVPKGLISDGGSHFCNKQLDMLLHRYGVTHKVATPYHPQTNGQAKLANRELKRILEKTVGATRKDWARILDDALWAYKIAFKTPHGRSPF, from the exons atgaaagaggtggttcaAAAGGAGATGATGAAGTTATGGAATGCTGGAATCATATACCCCATTTCTGACAGCTCTTGGGTGAGTCCAGTCCAGgtggtaccaaagaagggaggcatgactgtCATCTTCAATGAATGGAATGAACTCATCCCTAAAAGGACAGTGAccaggtggagaatgtgcattgactacaagAGATTGAATGATGCTACAAGAAAGGACAACTTCCCTCTccccttcattgatcagatgctagaaagattggctggccatgcctaCTATTGCTTCTTAGATGG GCAATACTTGATTGGGACAAAAATTGTagtatacactgaccatgctgctctcaa GAAAGGAAGTGAGAACCAAGTTGTAGATCATTTGTCAAGGCTACCACTAGAGATCAACCAAGAAGCACCACAACCAGTGAATGAGAAGTTCCCAGATGAGCATATATATCAAGTccaacaagcaccttggtttgctgatattgcaaactacaaggtgggAAAAAGGATTTCTCAAGACTacaccaagcaacaagtgaagaagttgctCACTGAAGTCAAGCAATTCTT CCCAAGTTATGGTGGGCATTTTGGGGCCGAAAGAACAGCTGCCAAAGTTCTTCAgggtggcttctattggccatcCATATTCAAAGATGCCAAGGATTTTGTAAATCaat atttcatgggaccttttcccccATCACACTCATTCAAATACATATTGGTGGTAGTAGAATACatctccaaatgggtggaagccatagcaacAACTACATGTGATGCAAACATCGTTCTCCAATTTCTCAAGAAGTATATTTTCACCAGATTTGGAGTGCCTAAAGGgctcatcagtgatggtggtagtcacttttgtAACAAACAGCTGGACATGCTGCTCCACAGATATGGAGTAACTCACAAAGTGGCTACACCATACCACCCTCAGACCAATGGCCAGGCTAAATTagcaaacagagaattgaaaagaATCTTAGAAAAAACAGTTGGAgctacaagaaaagattgggcaagaATACTGGATGATGCCCTTTGGGCATATAAAATTGCATTCAAGACACCACATGGGAGGTCACCATTTTAG